From a single Vibrio tubiashii genomic region:
- a CDS encoding DUF411 domain-containing protein yields the protein MNRKALSLATLALLSGQALAADVINHKSPYCGCCTEWTKHMQDAGFNVDEKLHENMNPIKQKLGITPELASCHTAEINGYVFEGHIPAEDIKAFLENPPRNAKGLAVPGMPMGSPGMEYGNEKDEYSVYAFNEKGQVFAYRHYEGNK from the coding sequence ATGAATAGAAAAGCTCTAAGTTTGGCTACCCTTGCACTTTTGTCTGGTCAAGCGTTAGCTGCTGATGTCATCAACCATAAATCACCTTATTGTGGTTGCTGTACGGAGTGGACCAAACACATGCAAGATGCTGGGTTTAATGTCGATGAAAAACTGCATGAAAACATGAACCCTATAAAACAGAAACTCGGAATTACACCAGAGCTTGCTTCGTGTCATACAGCTGAGATCAATGGCTATGTATTTGAAGGGCATATCCCGGCCGAAGACATTAAAGCCTTCTTAGAAAACCCACCACGTAATGCAAAAGGGCTTGCGGTTCCAGGCATGCCGATGGGCTCTCCAGGTATGGAATATGGCAATGAAAAAGATGAGTATTCCGTCTATGCATTTAATGAAAAGGGTCAAGTATTCGCTTACCGACACTACGAAGGTAATAAATAA
- a CDS encoding outer membrane beta-barrel protein, protein MRKHLLIAAAAAVVSLPTFANSPYIAVELAGGKYSTSAADAESKTIVDKLDNAGSFAIKGGSYLTENVRVYGYLQYNGESELSIIDPEENAQVKFQLDGYQFGAGSDYVYHIDKSFYVLAGGSLGYYNSELETKVTPAMGLSASTTSKNSGLTYGLNAGLGYMFTDHFGMEAGYRFNYFTGNEHKVDDEVLGKFKSSNQGYINATYKF, encoded by the coding sequence ATGCGTAAACATCTACTGATTGCAGCGGCAGCTGCTGTGGTTTCACTACCAACTTTCGCTAATTCACCTTACATTGCGGTAGAACTTGCTGGCGGTAAATACAGCACTTCAGCGGCAGATGCCGAAAGCAAAACTATCGTTGATAAACTTGACAATGCAGGCTCTTTTGCAATTAAAGGCGGCTCTTACCTAACTGAGAATGTACGTGTTTATGGTTACTTGCAATACAACGGCGAGTCAGAATTGAGCATCATCGATCCTGAAGAAAATGCTCAAGTTAAGTTTCAGCTAGATGGATACCAGTTTGGCGCAGGTTCTGACTACGTTTATCACATTGACAAAAGTTTCTATGTACTAGCCGGCGGTTCACTAGGTTACTACAACAGTGAACTTGAAACTAAAGTGACGCCAGCTATGGGCTTGAGCGCTTCAACAACGAGCAAAAACTCAGGCTTAACCTATGGCCTAAATGCAGGTCTAGGCTACATGTTTACTGACCACTTTGGCATGGAAGCTGGCTACCGATTCAACTACTTTACTGGCAACGAGCATAAAGTAGATGACGAAGTGCTTGGTAAGTTTAAGTCTTCAAACCAAGGCTACATCAACGCGACTTACAAGTTCTAA
- a CDS encoding heavy metal translocating P-type ATPase, with product MSKFDIPLSGLNCMGCARNVERALTAEHQVQIHQLSPTFISLDTDSSFSSIAKVVEKLGYSAGNQHHFFLTGLNCGKCVAKLEQALAQDPLNGTFAVSKTELAITTLRTADEVTQLVASLGYQANQETIELDEIETSTTEADIPVSPIEEVSAHSFHLLISGMTCASCVSSVEKALISVKGVQKAQVNLAEQSALVFSTEPKEQIEAELVTTVKEAGYQAQIIDDPATQQQKQIEQQEQAQTQHRKSALAGIVVGAPLMLWGVFGGNMMIRNSQDQLAWGVIGVICFWLLATAGRSFFTNAWQALTHKRATMDTLVALGTGAAWLFSMLVVTIPEWFPLSSRHVYFEASAMIVGLISLGHYIEAKAKAKTTRSLQALVNLQPQNATLVTGDGEREIPLEQVTLGMKLRVKPGEKVPVDGVVESGESYLDESMLTGEPVPVYKALGETVSAGTINQDGSLVITASGIGSDTMLSRIITMVREAQSSKPAIAKLADQISSIFVPVVVAIAIVSALVWFMFGPEPKASYMLVVTTTVLIIACPCALGLATPLSVTVGIGKAAEMGILIKDADVLQFASKIDTVVFDKTGTLTKGKPQVQAVHSVSNDVDRLLALAASVEKQSEHPLAKAIVNQANEKQLTLVDVENFESRRGQGVFAQYQHEEIAIVSLNYAQAQSWEMSSIEAEIRHYLDNAWTPVVISVNAEVVGTIAIADPIKEDAKQAVSMLKAMGITPVMLTGDNQSVAQAIATQLGIERVIAQVLPDQKASHIEQLQSEGRTVAMIGDGVNDAPALALANIGIAMGSGSDVAIESAQITLINSSPVSVIKAIELSKATLRNMKQNLFGAFIYNSLGIPLAAGVLYPAFGFLLSPVIAGAAMALSSITVVSNANRLRLFNTSERSL from the coding sequence ATGTCTAAGTTTGATATTCCATTGTCAGGATTAAACTGTATGGGATGCGCACGTAATGTAGAGCGAGCCCTTACCGCAGAACACCAAGTACAGATTCACCAGCTGTCCCCAACCTTTATCTCGTTGGATACCGACAGTTCATTCTCATCAATCGCGAAAGTGGTGGAGAAACTCGGCTATTCAGCAGGCAATCAGCATCATTTTTTCTTAACTGGACTAAATTGTGGTAAATGCGTCGCCAAACTTGAGCAAGCATTGGCACAAGATCCGCTCAATGGCACATTCGCAGTTTCGAAAACAGAATTAGCCATTACTACCCTACGAACAGCTGACGAAGTTACACAGTTAGTTGCATCACTTGGCTATCAAGCTAACCAAGAGACAATTGAACTTGATGAAATTGAAACTTCTACCACTGAGGCAGATATCCCTGTCAGCCCTATAGAAGAAGTATCGGCTCACTCCTTCCATCTACTTATATCCGGCATGACCTGTGCGAGCTGTGTCTCATCCGTGGAGAAGGCTCTGATTTCTGTTAAAGGCGTTCAAAAAGCTCAGGTCAATTTAGCAGAGCAAAGCGCGTTAGTTTTTAGTACAGAACCAAAAGAGCAGATTGAAGCCGAGCTTGTTACCACTGTCAAAGAAGCAGGTTATCAAGCTCAAATCATTGATGACCCAGCAACGCAGCAACAAAAACAGATTGAGCAACAAGAGCAGGCGCAAACACAGCATAGAAAAAGTGCGTTAGCAGGTATTGTTGTCGGTGCTCCACTGATGCTCTGGGGAGTGTTTGGCGGCAACATGATGATTCGCAACAGCCAAGACCAACTGGCTTGGGGAGTCATTGGTGTTATCTGCTTTTGGCTATTAGCAACCGCAGGGCGAAGCTTTTTTACTAATGCATGGCAAGCGCTTACTCACAAACGAGCGACGATGGATACCTTAGTCGCGCTTGGTACAGGCGCAGCTTGGTTGTTTTCCATGTTAGTAGTCACTATCCCAGAATGGTTTCCACTTTCTTCAAGACACGTTTACTTTGAGGCGAGCGCGATGATCGTCGGATTAATCTCACTCGGTCACTATATAGAGGCTAAAGCGAAAGCTAAAACGACCCGCTCGCTACAAGCCTTAGTGAATCTTCAACCACAGAACGCCACTCTAGTCACTGGGGATGGTGAACGTGAGATTCCGCTTGAGCAAGTCACCTTAGGCATGAAACTAAGAGTCAAACCCGGTGAGAAGGTGCCCGTAGATGGTGTGGTCGAGAGTGGCGAGTCTTATCTGGATGAATCTATGCTCACCGGCGAGCCAGTTCCAGTATACAAAGCATTAGGTGAGACAGTTTCAGCAGGCACCATCAATCAAGATGGCAGCTTAGTGATAACCGCTTCAGGCATCGGTAGCGATACCATGCTGTCGAGAATCATCACTATGGTTCGAGAAGCTCAAAGCAGTAAACCTGCAATTGCCAAGCTCGCCGATCAAATTTCATCGATATTCGTACCGGTTGTGGTTGCCATCGCGATTGTTTCTGCACTTGTATGGTTTATGTTTGGTCCAGAGCCAAAAGCCAGTTATATGTTAGTAGTGACTACCACAGTGCTAATCATCGCTTGCCCTTGTGCGCTAGGGCTAGCAACACCATTGTCAGTTACAGTTGGAATAGGTAAAGCTGCTGAGATGGGTATTTTAATCAAAGATGCCGATGTCCTTCAGTTCGCAAGCAAAATAGATACGGTTGTATTTGATAAGACCGGAACCTTGACCAAAGGGAAGCCGCAAGTTCAAGCCGTTCATTCAGTCTCCAATGACGTTGACCGCCTACTTGCCTTGGCCGCTTCAGTTGAAAAACAATCAGAGCATCCTCTGGCTAAAGCCATTGTTAATCAAGCCAACGAGAAGCAACTCACTCTCGTTGATGTAGAGAACTTTGAGAGTCGCCGTGGGCAAGGTGTTTTTGCCCAGTATCAACACGAAGAGATTGCGATTGTCTCACTCAACTATGCTCAGGCGCAGTCGTGGGAAATGTCCTCTATAGAGGCAGAAATTCGTCATTACTTAGATAACGCTTGGACTCCGGTGGTTATCTCGGTGAACGCTGAAGTCGTTGGTACTATCGCTATTGCCGATCCGATTAAGGAAGACGCAAAGCAAGCGGTCTCCATGCTAAAAGCAATGGGTATTACACCTGTCATGCTCACAGGAGACAACCAATCCGTCGCACAAGCCATCGCGACTCAATTAGGTATTGAACGCGTCATCGCTCAGGTGCTGCCAGATCAGAAAGCGAGCCATATTGAACAACTTCAGAGTGAAGGTCGTACGGTTGCCATGATTGGTGATGGCGTCAACGATGCACCCGCTCTCGCTTTAGCTAATATCGGTATCGCAATGGGCAGCGGCAGCGACGTCGCGATTGAAAGCGCACAAATTACCTTGATCAACTCATCGCCAGTCTCTGTTATCAAGGCCATTGAGTTGTCGAAAGCAACACTGCGTAACATGAAACAAAACCTATTTGGCGCATTCATCTACAATTCACTAGGTATCCCACTTGCCGCCGGGGTACTTTATCCAGCTTTCGGCTTTTTGCTCAGCCCTGTTATCGCAGGTGCAGCAATGGCCCTATCATCAATAACGGTGGTGAGTAACGCCAACCGTCTAAGACTATTTAACACTTCCGAGAGGTCACTATGA